Part of the Ammospiza caudacuta isolate bAmmCau1 chromosome 3, bAmmCau1.pri, whole genome shotgun sequence genome, TCTTTATCATGGTAGCACTGGATGATCAGAATGGAGTTTTCAAGCCTGGATGTCATGCATTTTTAGTATTCTGGAAAAAGCAACTAGCATATGGATACATGTAGAGCTAATTTAGCTGAGAATATTAGGCTTTTTTATCCTGTTTGCTTACCTTTGGGCAGCAGAATTCCCAGTGCTTTAGGAAGAAGAGAGTTCCCTGCAGCAGTTCAGATTGTAGGAGAGGATAATGTCAGTGCTGTTGCCAAAGAGTGGCATCTGGCTTTTGCAGGAGAAAAAGGTTTTAGCAGGCAATTAGGTCAGAGTGCTGACATTTGATTTGCTTTTAGTTCATCCCCTGTGTTAGCAGCAGTATTTTAGGCttgttatttgttttttctgcaGGAATCAGGAGCTCCAATCCTGACAGATGATGTGAGTCTCCAGGTGTTCATGGACCACCTGAAAAAGCTGGCAGTCTCCAGTGCATCGTGACTGATcacactgagcagcagcagcagatttaCATGGATCGTGTTGATGACAGAAGTGGACCAATTCATTTACAtttgctttcctctcttttaAACTAAGGATTTTAACTGTTACACGAAATAAACATTCAGGGAGAGTTTTTTACTTCTCCCTTCTAATTTATTTGTATTGCCATTTGTCTATATTCTGTTCACTCTGCATTTTGCACACATCCTAATTAGAGTAGAAAGGTGTCTTAGCCAACAGAGATTTTGACAGCTTTAGCTTAACTTTTAAGAATTCTCTTTTAAGAGTTCTTAAGAGGTCTCCCAGCAAGTGGGAAGCTGTATTAATGAAGAACAAAACGGGGTAGGAGCTCGGCTCCATAGCGTTGTCCCCAAATCCCGCTGTCGCTGCCATGGGCGGCTCTTGGCTCCTTTTGCCCCGCCCCCTGCGCATGCCCCGCCCCTCGGCGCGTGCCCGTTTTGTGGGCGGGGCTTCCGCGCGGGCGGCCATGAAGCCGGCGCGCGCCGCCGTGTGGAACGCCAGGGCCGCGCTGGTCTATTCGCTGGGCGCCTGGACCACGCTGGGCGCCCTCATCTACTACGGCCGCATGGAGAAAGGCAGCACCGGTACCGGTACCGGCAGCGGGGCCTGCGGTCACCTCCGGGGGCTGGGGAGGTTTCGCTCAGGGAGAGCCCGCTCGGGCGCGCGTCATGTCCGGGGCGGGGCTTGCATGAGGGAGAGCTCGGCCGCGGGCGGGTCCTGGGCTCTCGTGGCTGAGGGGGATCTCCTGGGATTCCCCAGTGCCGCTCTCATCGCTTCCCGGCCGGGGAAAGTAACGCTGGGTGTTGCCCGCCCGCCCCTCGGGGCACTTCGGGCTGTGCGGGTGCCGACTGAGTGAGCCGCGTGTCCGCCCGGCCCTTGCCCGGCTGTCCCTTCTGAGGGGAGATAACATCCCGTGATGATGGGAGAAGCTTGTGCTATATCTCAAGTCACTATACTCTTCCCGCCCTGTTGCTTTTATTTGCGCTGTGGGAATGGTTTGAAGCTGTGCTGCCGGAGAATTAGCTTggaagcatttctttactgAGAGGGTGGTCACACAGTGGAATTAATGGGTGTTCGCACTGGGCTGCTTGGGCTAGTTTTGATGTGGATAGCTTGGGAATCCTGTTGTTACTGCTACTGCAGTACTGAGAATTGTCCAGTACTAGTGCAGGTATCAGATCTACCTCATTAAATCAGTTTTTCTGGCTATGGTTAACAGATCTTTGCTATCTGAGCCTCAGAATggaaggaaaagtaaaaagaatACTGAATGCcaatagaaaagcaaaaagaataCATGGCTGCCATGATAAAGggataaaacatttttattgttgTGCTCTTTTTTGTCCTCCCTGCCCTAACCATCTTTTTTATTCCTTAGAGAATAGAAATGATCCTGAGGCAAGCCAACCCCGCAAGGAAGTACACACTAAGGAATATCCTTTTGGATTGACAGTGACAACAGAAATAACTTACAAAGAGGTTCAGCCTCCCCTTACTCGGCTGCTCAGGCGTGTGGTGTCGTTCTTTGTTCCTGATGACGGCCCTCCTTCTGAGAAGTGAGCTGTTCAGAAGCTCAGAACGTTTTGCTGGACCTGTGAGAACATCATCCCAGTGCCTGGCACCAGAGCACTGCTGGAAAACTGTCCCTTGCTTTgctggaacagcagctctgccccgcTGGTGTGAAGGtgctttcccagcaggacaAACCCAGGTAGATCCAGGCTGTACCTGGGGTggctcctcagctgggcagctCTGAAATGGATACTTCAGGAATGATGAGTAAATGGGAAGGAATATAGTTTAATGTCTTGGTTACTGGAGTTCTTAATGGTCCTTCAAATAAAAGCTCAGAGAGATGAGTTACAAGTGTGGAGATGTTTCTGTAAGCTAAAAACTTACTGAATGTTCTGCTCCAGGCTCTTGTTCTTTAGGGGTTTTCCTGATCCTTGCACATGCTGTCCCCTTGCAGGGTACTGTGCCTGAACTCTGTGGCCAGAACTAATCTTCATTCTGTAGGATTTCCCCCAGTCCTTATGGACATCACCTTCACTGTTTCTCCCTACAGCCCTTTTAGGACACATCTTGCCCTGCCCAGAAGGGGATCTGAGGTTTCCCATCTTGCTGTTTGGAAAGCTGACTCCATCTCCTCTGCCCACACACCTCAGCTTCCAGATCCTTCCAAttgctgcagggatgctgcagggggaGGGTGTCTTCGTCAGGAACTGTGGTGATACAACAAAGGGGGAGGTGGTACGAataaaaagaggggaaatttaggtttGATACTGGGGTGAAATTCTTgactgtgagagtggtgaggcactggaacaggctgcctggAGAGGGTTTGGATTCCCCAGCTGTGAAAGTGCTCAAGGCCGGGTTTTGGATAAccttgagcaacctggcctGGTGCAAAGCGTCCCTGCCCTTGCAGC contains:
- the SMIM26 gene encoding small integral membrane protein 26 isoform X2, whose translation is MKPARAAVWNARAALVYSLGAWTTLGALIYYGRMEKGSTENRNDPEASQPRKEVHTKEYPFGLTVTTEITYKEVQPPLTRLLRRVVSFFVPDDGPPSEK
- the SMIM26 gene encoding small integral membrane protein 26 isoform X1 — encoded protein: MKPARAAVWNARAALVYSLGAWTTLGALIYYGRMEKGSTGTENRNDPEASQPRKEVHTKEYPFGLTVTTEITYKEVQPPLTRLLRRVVSFFVPDDGPPSEK